GGTGCCAGGTGGTTGCGGAAAGGCACGCCTCGACCTCCTCGTCGGTTACTTCCCACCACGGCTTGATGGCCGGACTCCCATCGACCTCTTGCATGCCGGCGCCGTCAAGAGCCGCTGGCCCTGAATTGATCAGGTGCAGCAAGCCGCCAGCCCCGTCGCCCTGCAACCTGTGCCCTGTTGTCCGCTCGACTGCCTCAGGGCTCCAGTATGTTCGCAGGTCGGCGAACACCTGCGCGGTGTTGGTGAGCAGGTGACCGAACAGCATCGTCACGGCGTTCAGCGCGTCGTTCTCCGTGGCCATGATGAAGGGGCGGCGACGCCCATTCCAGTCGAACGACGTGTTGAGCATGGCCTCCATAAAGTCGCCGTTGGGGTACGCGTCCGTCCATTGTCGCTGCCCCTGGAAGCCTGCCGCGATCGCGTTGTGGCCGTGTGCCTCTTCGCCGTAGCCTGCGGCCGCGAGGAGTGGATTTCCAATCATCAGGTCACGGGCGATGATGGCCATCTGGACGCTCGCTTCCCACTCGCTATCCAGCTGGTTGCGCGTACGTCGCTTGGCTTCGGGGTTGGCATCAAATCCCTCTCGGCAGTGCTCCCGCACCCATCGAATTGCCTTCTCACATTCCCCGCCGTCGAATATCCCATCGCGTTGGCGCCGCACAATCTCGGTCATGTCGACTGCTTCGACTCGCATGCCGAGGCCCTTCTCAAAGAACGCTGAATCGACGACAGAGCCGGCGATCCCCATAGACGTGCCTCCGATCGACAGGTACGACTTCCCACGCATCTGAGCCGCGGCCAGACCGGCCCGCGCGAAGCGGAGGATCTTGCCTGACACGTCGGCCGGGATCGTGCTGTCGGTTGCGTCCTGAACGTCACGGCCGTAGATGCCGAACGCCGGAAGGCCCTTCTGAGCGTGCCCGGCCAGCACCGCGGCGAGGTAGACGGCGCCGGGGCGTTCGGCGCCGTTGAACCCCCACACCGCTTTCGGGCGGGTCGGGTTCATGTCCATCGTTTCAGATCCGTAGCACCAACACGGCGTGACTGTGATTGAGACGTCAACGCCCTGCCGGAGGAAGTGCTCTTCCGCTGCGGCCGCTTCGGCTACTCCGCCTATGCAGGTGTCGTGGACGATGCACTCGGCCGCCGAGCCGTCCGGCAGGCGTAGGCTGCTGGAGATGAGGTCGGCGACTGCGCGGGCTTGGGAGAGCGTCTGCTCCTCGAGGGACTCCCGCACACCGCCTAGTCTGCCGTCGATGGTGGGGCGGATGCCGATACGCGGGTTTGTGCGGGTACTCACGGGATTCCTTGGATTCAACTGAGCTCAGTACTTGCCGGGCCGGCGAAGGGAAGGGTAGAAAGCGAGCGACCGCGGGGCCGCAAGCAAGTGTGAGAGCGCCTCTTCACACACGGACGGCGAGCGCCACCCATCGCGGCTCTGCGGGCTGTGCTGGAGAAACGTGTGGCCGTGCTGGGATGGCTTACGAGGGCTCGCGGCTGAGTTAACTGCAAGCAAATGGGGTCCGCCCGCGATCGACGCAGCAAGAGCGCGACTGTTGGGAAACGCTCGGATTCAGCTACCGGACCGCGTCGAGGGGACTCGCTGCGATGCCGTACATGTTCGAGCCCACCGTTGCCGGCACGCCCATGGGCCCCAGACGCACCTTCCCAGGGGCTTCTACGTCCTTGAACCAGATCGACAGCTCGTCGTCGATGCTCTCGCCAGGGCCAACGCCGACGGGGCCTTTGTTGTGCCATGCCGGCCCGTTGCTCTGGAACGGACCGTTGTCCAGGCCGATGTCGTCACCCGAGTCCTGGAACTCCTTCGTCAGCCACTCTGGCGGAGCGAGCCGATTGTCGAAGAACACGTAGAGCCTCGCTGGCTGGCTGAGCGTGACGTCGATGTGCATGTCGCTGCGGAGCTTATCGTTGTTGAACATCTTGACGTAGTCGGCGCCAACGAGGTACCCAGGCATGCCGTCTTTGGTTACGCCGTTGTACTGGTGCGCAACACGATCCACGTGCGACAAAGCGTCCTCCCGCATTCCCTCGTGCACGATCTCGTAGTAGTTCAGCATCGAGTCGTCTCGCTCGATGTTGTCACGCACCTCGGAGATCAGCAGGGGCCGTGTGTGCTTGCCGGACGAATCTCCCGAGTAGGATTTCCCATGGATGGAGACGATCCGATGAGCCGTCCCACCGGCGTCCAATCGCAACGCCTCACCCATGCGGAGGCGTCGTGCTTCGGCCGTTTGACTCCGGTAGGCCAGGTCGACCTCGCCTTTGAAAACGACTACGTCGGTGGCGCCATCGTTCCCAACCTCAACGCCAAACTCGGTGCCTAGGTCGACCACGTTGGCTTGGGGGGTCACCACCGTGAAGCCTTTGCCCGCTTCGGTGACGCTGGCGGTCAGGCGGCCGACTAGCATCTTAGCCTGGCTGCCGGACACCAGTTCGTAGGCCGCCGGTGAGTGGAGCACGACGTTCGTGCCGTTCGCGTACTGGAGCGAGAGGGCCCCCGCCGTCACTCGGAAAACGTCGCCCGGCTGGAACGCCGACGCCCGCTCGTGGCTCCGTTCTTCAACATACCAGCGGCAGTCGGTGGAGCGCGGGTCGACAGATGTGAGGAGGGAAACTTTGGTGAGCTCGGGCAGACCGTGGGTCGCTCCTGGATCGCGGTTGGTCATCAAGCGACCGCCCGCACCAGTCCACCACCATCCCACGGAGAGCATCAGGCAGGCCGCCGTAGCCAACGCTACGCCGCCCCAGCTGGTCGGCCATGCCGCGCTGATCGGGGGGGGAGACGGCGGCTGAGGCCGGACCGGCTCGGCGGTGTGGATGTCATCAAGCAGCTCTTGCGACTTTGCCTGGTTGGAGAATTCTGCATGGAACCTGGCCGCGATCAGATAGGCCTGCCGGTCATCGGCGCTCGCCAAGAGCCGTTGTTCCAACGCATGCATCTCATCCTCCGACAGCGAGCCGTCGAGCCAATATGAGATCTGCTTTCTCAGACGTTCATCACTCATGGGATTGCGATACCGTGATCGCCCATAAAGGTAGATTACCGGTGGGCTTCTTGGGCGAGCGTCGATTCGACGCACCTTTGAAGCAGTCCTCGGATACGCGACAACGCGCTGTAGAGGGTCGTGATTGGACAGCCTCGCCGCCGCGACATCTCTTTAGGTTTAAAGCCGGACGCGTACCGCTCTTTCAGAAGCACGCGATCCTTCTCGTCCAGTTTTGCGACGCACTTCTGGAGAGTCTTGACGCGATTCTCCAGCTCGTCGGACTGCTCGACGTACTCTGCCGCCAGTGTGTCGATCAGCGGGCCGCTGAACATCAGCTTGTCGGTCGCGTACTTTCTTCGATGGCGATGGACCTCGATGAGCACGATCCCGCAGGCCCAGGGAAAGAACTCGCGAGTCGCATCGTAGTCGCCGCGTTTATTCCACAGGGTGAGACTTGCGTTTTGTAGTATGTCGTCGGCGTCTGAAGGGGAGCGAACAAGTGAGATGGCGTACGACCTCAGCCGCAGCTGGACTGCGGTGAGCTTCTCGACAAACTGGGCATCGTTGAGTCGCTGAGTCATGGCCTCGAATAAGAATCGGGGTTTTCCAGCTGTAGAGAGAAGGTTCATCGAGCTGAACGTATCCGCACTGACCAGTTGTAATTACGAACGAAAGTGTAGATTTTCTGCACGCCCCAGCTTTTTTCGTAGTTTTTAGGGGTTTCACGGATGCATCTATAGCCCGGCGGTCCCGGTATGACCTTTAGCAGGTTGCACAGCAAGTCCCTCTGAGCAGCGGCTTGTGGCCGTGAAGGGCCCTCTGGTGCTTGGCGGTTGCGAGTATCGGGGGTAATTGCGGTTTCTCGGTCGGCGGCCCTCCGGCCGACGCCCTCAAATCGCAGGAGGACTCCCCCAGGCCTGCGGCTGGCCGCGGCTGGTCGCTTGGGCGACGGAGATGCCAATTGCCCGGGTGTCCGCGCGCAGTATGTGGGCCTGTTTCTTCGGACAGTTGCCTCGAACCAGCCCGGCGGACTCAAGGCAGTATCAACCTACTCACCCAGTCAAAACTGAGTCGAATGAAATCGCTGCAACTCGCGTTGACTTTGCTGTCCGTTGGTAGCTGCTGCTGGGGTCGTGGCGCCAATGCCGATGATCTGACGCACCTGGTGAACCCTCAGATCGACACCCACAAGTCACGGTGGTTCTACTTCTCTTCGGCATGCCGTCCATTCGGCATGGTGAATTTGAGTCCCGACACATCCACCAAGGGGAGCTGGAATTCGGGTTACCTCTATGATGACGAGTTTGTCCGCTGCTTCAGCCACATCCATGCCTGGCAGATGTCCGGTATCCCCGTGATGCCGACCACGGGCGAGTTTCGCGGTCACCTCGGTATGGACGAGTACAAGTCGCGGTACTCGCACGACAGCGAGATCGTCCACCCGGGCTATCACAAGCTCACGCTCGAGCGGTACGGGATCGACGCCGAACTGACGTCGACCTGCCGAACCGGCTGGCATCGCTACACGTTCCCCGCGGGGGAGGCGGGGTACGTTCTGTTTGATACTGGCGCATTCCTCGCGCACGGCGGGGTCGTCGCTTCGAGTGTGTCCCGTGTCGGACCAACCGAGATCGCCGGTTGGTCGTTGATGGAGCGAACCTCAAGACGCCCGAAGGACACCCGAGTGTTCTTTGTTGCGCGGTTCAGCAGGCCGTTCGAAGAGTTCCTGTCGTGGGTCGGAGGTGAGCTCACGCTCGGCGCCGCCGGGGTCGAGGGGGCCGAAGCGGGGTCCGCCGTCCGGTTTGCGGCGTCGGCGGACCGCCAAGTCATCGTGAAGATTGGAATCTCCTACACGAGTATCGAGGGCGCCAGAAGGAACCTCGATGCGGAAGCGTCGCACTGGGATTTCGACCGGGTCCGACGCGAGTCTACCCAAGAGTGGAATGAATGGCTCAGCCGGATTCGGGTGACCGGCGGCCATCCTGAGCACCGGATCAAGCTCTACACGGATCTGTGGCACGCGCTGTTGGGTAGGCGTATTGTCTCGGACGCGGACGGCAGCTACTGCGACATGACGCGGACACGCCCTCGCATTCAGCGCAAGAGGCTGAATGCCCAAGGCGAACCGGTCTACGCCCACTACGCGTTCGACGCGTTGTGGGGCAGCCACTGGTCGCTCAATATCTTGTGGACGCTAGCCTACCCAGACGTGGCCGACGGGTTCTGCAACACGATGGTTGACATGTACCGCGATGGCGGGTTGATCCCGCGAGGTCCCTCCGGAGGGAACTACACCTACGTGATGATAGGAGATCCCGCGGCGCCGTTCTTCGCCGCCGCGCACAACAAGGGCATCCGGGGGTACGATGTGGACGCCGCCTACGAGGGCCTGAGAAAGAACGCGTTCCCCGGTGGGATCCGCGATCGAGCGGGCTACGAGCACCAGGCGAACGCGGGTGGTGGGGGCATCAAGCACTACGTCGACCTGGGCTACGTTCCGGAAGACATGGGCGGCGGCGGCGCGCACCGCGACGGGGCGGCGATGACGCTCGAGTACGCCTATCAGGACTGGTGCCTCGCACAGCTCGCAAGATCGTTGGGGAAGGACTCGGACTACAACCTCTTTATGAAACGCTCGCAGAACTATCGCAGTCTCTGGGATGGCGAGGCGAGGCTTGTGCGGCCTCGGATGAAGGACGGAAGCTGGATGCCGGGTTTCACTCCTACGGGCAAGGGGATGAGCTGCCGTGGGTTCTGTGAGAGCAACTCGATGATCTACTCGCACTTTGTTCCCCATGACATGAAGGGGCTAATCGGGATTGCGGGCGGCGCCGAGGCGTACGCAACGAGGCTGAACGAGTCATTCGAGCAAAGCGCCTCGAGTCGATTTGTAGCCGATCACGGGCGCCACGCAGAGAAGCTCGTCGATTACGACAACCAGCCTGGGACCGCCATGGCTCACCTGTTCAATTATGCCGGGAAACCCTGGCTATCGCAGAAGTGGGTGCGCGAGGTGAAGTTGAAGGCGCACGGCGACACCACTCCTTACGGAGGCTATCACGGTGACGAGGACCAGGGGCAGATGGGCGCGCTCGGCGTTCTGATGGCGATTGGACTCTTCCAGGTCGACGGCGGTGCAGGGAGCGATTCTGTCTACGAGATCACCGCCCCGTTGTTCGACGAGGTGAGAGTCCAACTCCACGGCGCCTACTTCCCCGGCGGAGAGTTCCGGATTGTTGCCCGTAATCAATCTCTCGAGAACTGCTACATCCAGTCGGCTGCTTTGAACGGCCGTGAGCTCAACCGTTGCTGGTTGTCACACAGCGAGGTGGCCGCGGGTGGAACGCTTGAACTTGTCTTGGGGGCCTCGCCGAATAGATCTTGGGGCCTCGAGCCCCCACCAAGCCGCTGACGGGAAGATTCTGGATGTGGTTCGCGTCTGCAGGGCGGCGGCCGCCGACCTGCAGGGAGAGTCTACAAGTCCGACTCCGCCGCCACCGCGCGAGTCCGTTGATGCCGCGTTTTCTTGTAGAAACCTGCCACCCCCCGTGGTCAAATACGGGGTGAGAGAAGACTGGGCGGGTGATTGGACGGCGCGGTGCGTCCCGCAGGTAGCGGATCGCACCGCGGAGGAGCCTTTTGGGTTTTGCCACTTTTGTCCCTGTCAGCGGGCAAGTGTGGACAAAACTCCGTCGCCGTGAACGGCGGGAAAGCTGCTAGACACTGCTATGCAAGCGTGAGGCGAGCCCATGGGCTTCGGGTGGGGGCCGACTTTTGTCCCTAAGGATCGATAACGCGAAAGGGGACAAAGGTCATTGGAGTCGCGGTGTGAGGCAGGGGAGGGCGACTCCGACTGGGGTTGCCTAGCGAACGCACTGTTCAGCTATCTGACCGCGCGGCGTCGGCATGCCGTGACCGAAAGTGAGGCAGCGGCGCCCCGCCATCCGCCGCGATACGTGAAGCAACGGGCGCGGGAAGAATCCTGTCAATCTCGTCGATCCGGTAGCCGAACCCGTGGTCGCCTAGGGTCGACAGCTCCACCCGCCCGCTGCGTCGGCGGTAGATGCCGGGGTGTACGGACGCTTCGATCGCTGAGGCGTCTGGGTAGAACTGCATCGCGTTTGTCTCGACGCCCATTAGGGTTTCGGTGTACGCGGCGAGCGTGAGGTGGGGGATCTGAGCCAGCATGGGGTTGGTCAGGTCCTGCACCATCAGGCCCATGCCATGCGCCTTGGCC
This genomic interval from Posidoniimonas corsicana contains the following:
- a CDS encoding L-fucose isomerase, with the translated sequence MSTRTNPRIGIRPTIDGRLGGVRESLEEQTLSQARAVADLISSSLRLPDGSAAECIVHDTCIGGVAEAAAAEEHFLRQGVDVSITVTPCWCYGSETMDMNPTRPKAVWGFNGAERPGAVYLAAVLAGHAQKGLPAFGIYGRDVQDATDSTIPADVSGKILRFARAGLAAAQMRGKSYLSIGGTSMGIAGSVVDSAFFEKGLGMRVEAVDMTEIVRRQRDGIFDGGECEKAIRWVREHCREGFDANPEAKRRTRNQLDSEWEASVQMAIIARDLMIGNPLLAAAGYGEEAHGHNAIAAGFQGQRQWTDAYPNGDFMEAMLNTSFDWNGRRRPFIMATENDALNAVTMLFGHLLTNTAQVFADLRTYWSPEAVERTTGHRLQGDGAGGLLHLINSGPAALDGAGMQEVDGSPAIKPWWEVTDEEVEACLSATTWHPSITEYFPGGGWSTRYCTRGGMPSTIARINLVDGLGPVLQLAEGVTVDLPEDTHDSLDQRTNPTWPTTWFAPRVTGSGAFRDAYSVMNNWGANHCVLCYGHIGADLITLASMLRIPVYMHNVDPKLVFRPSVWAAHGTSDLEGADFRACANYGPLYG
- a CDS encoding GH92 family glycosyl hydrolase; the protein is MKSLQLALTLLSVGSCCWGRGANADDLTHLVNPQIDTHKSRWFYFSSACRPFGMVNLSPDTSTKGSWNSGYLYDDEFVRCFSHIHAWQMSGIPVMPTTGEFRGHLGMDEYKSRYSHDSEIVHPGYHKLTLERYGIDAELTSTCRTGWHRYTFPAGEAGYVLFDTGAFLAHGGVVASSVSRVGPTEIAGWSLMERTSRRPKDTRVFFVARFSRPFEEFLSWVGGELTLGAAGVEGAEAGSAVRFAASADRQVIVKIGISYTSIEGARRNLDAEASHWDFDRVRRESTQEWNEWLSRIRVTGGHPEHRIKLYTDLWHALLGRRIVSDADGSYCDMTRTRPRIQRKRLNAQGEPVYAHYAFDALWGSHWSLNILWTLAYPDVADGFCNTMVDMYRDGGLIPRGPSGGNYTYVMIGDPAAPFFAAAHNKGIRGYDVDAAYEGLRKNAFPGGIRDRAGYEHQANAGGGGIKHYVDLGYVPEDMGGGGAHRDGAAMTLEYAYQDWCLAQLARSLGKDSDYNLFMKRSQNYRSLWDGEARLVRPRMKDGSWMPGFTPTGKGMSCRGFCESNSMIYSHFVPHDMKGLIGIAGGAEAYATRLNESFEQSASSRFVADHGRHAEKLVDYDNQPGTAMAHLFNYAGKPWLSQKWVREVKLKAHGDTTPYGGYHGDEDQGQMGALGVLMAIGLFQVDGGAGSDSVYEITAPLFDEVRVQLHGAYFPGGEFRIVARNQSLENCYIQSAALNGRELNRCWLSHSEVAAGGTLELVLGASPNRSWGLEPPPSR
- a CDS encoding FecR family protein, with protein sequence MSDERLRKQISYWLDGSLSEDEMHALEQRLLASADDRQAYLIAARFHAEFSNQAKSQELLDDIHTAEPVRPQPPSPPPISAAWPTSWGGVALATAACLMLSVGWWWTGAGGRLMTNRDPGATHGLPELTKVSLLTSVDPRSTDCRWYVEERSHERASAFQPGDVFRVTAGALSLQYANGTNVVLHSPAAYELVSGSQAKMLVGRLTASVTEAGKGFTVVTPQANVVDLGTEFGVEVGNDGATDVVVFKGEVDLAYRSQTAEARRLRMGEALRLDAGGTAHRIVSIHGKSYSGDSSGKHTRPLLISEVRDNIERDDSMLNYYEIVHEGMREDALSHVDRVAHQYNGVTKDGMPGYLVGADYVKMFNNDKLRSDMHIDVTLSQPARLYVFFDNRLAPPEWLTKEFQDSGDDIGLDNGPFQSNGPAWHNKGPVGVGPGESIDDELSIWFKDVEAPGKVRLGPMGVPATVGSNMYGIAASPLDAVR
- a CDS encoding sigma-70 family RNA polymerase sigma factor translates to MTQRLNDAQFVEKLTAVQLRLRSYAISLVRSPSDADDILQNASLTLWNKRGDYDATREFFPWACGIVLIEVHRHRRKYATDKLMFSGPLIDTLAAEYVEQSDELENRVKTLQKCVAKLDEKDRVLLKERYASGFKPKEMSRRRGCPITTLYSALSRIRGLLQRCVESTLAQEAHR